In Drosophila pseudoobscura strain MV-25-SWS-2005 chromosome 4, UCI_Dpse_MV25, whole genome shotgun sequence, the following proteins share a genomic window:
- the GramD1B gene encoding serine-rich adhesin for platelets isoform X2: MHFVTQQRQQQQQHHQQQQQQQRSTSSSNSSIASTSSAPSVSASTRFVALCKSSSQGALPKTLATAQSLFRQSSHHHNNNNHHHHHQRHSSYHSQQHQQQHNQQRHKRTVSLNSTPMIKDFDTITNPTTTNARTADSPCSSKPPANANANMLAETQHESQPESQSQSQSQIQTPPLAKQTPERCQEEPTPQQQEQPQEEEYPDPDQRIGEDRPEERAAPASCSNGGDRRDSITEEIVITTTTTNSKLLTIQEAAGILEHSSISISASSKQNSSTTTTSTAAAVSTAGTVAAATVATAVAAAAAASGSQQRNEPSVASSSSNGINSGSNPSLAQATSSSNTNLAHSSSGSNVPQTSTPTINIVGSDQARDQPLQSQSVDSNGHAQAGGSCGDSPSSRKSSTSSKGRASQPKLSTSSSGRDEDTAQNKLSNELTLHELSILRVDRATADPQVSSSSNSNEKSAKPSRLSERAKKKSWYNVIYPNYKSRAGDFKKLFKDVPNDERLIVDYSCALQRDILVQGRLYVSQNYVCFHANIFSWETYVSIKWKDVTAITKEKTALVIPNAISIATSKDKYFFATFTSRDKSFLMLFRVWQNTLMNKQFSPQEIWKYVHNCYGEELGLTTDDEDYIDPTLHKDTETDVEFQTAIDDDQSNQSQQQLQQPQQRLSGNSSASSGGSGRAAEPRKSKTKYFFNSSKSSNSANASASGSDNNKDSNRKLSKKMKQNAKELTLSSVKPAEQSVGVTMMNLPGSAGSSNRNSTESSAATAAAASTNNTNNSSISLTTTASGSDKKSAEKKISTSSNSGAAAAAAAAAATAAAASLSAAAEAKQVATLESKRKMSKNHRQREAELVGKNAEEQAPTDVSDSSDSEENNVPFVATTECTSTHEGRQIVHTILPISVDTLFNLLFTKSKFVTDFHAMRKSTDLVMGEWTKNEEGLSVRVVNVTVQLAASVGPKTSKVTEYQTMRPCSKPGELYSIDINSVNAGIPYADSFSVLIHFCLARTVDDHTMLSIHTQIKYKKSIWGVVKGFIEKNTWAGVEDFFGAQLHALQSETCIPPAKGKGRRPRRGINQQSTTTKTATAGTTAVATDSTAVTETGTATSTDNDSIREPSRHHYHHHHQSEQHEHHQHQHLHMHHHHHHHHSTSSSQQPPHQHQHPHNQRQPHHHQHLHHHHQHSQQPLWHHRTATQIRSLEEAAGGGSGTAQTGISDTLLESHLLSGGGVAGSGSVGAASGHALLHEHGKLQQLSGLQQQHHHQQQHLQKHLGGVDLGGVGSLPLALGQGQGHRFLKHKGLSLFVILLLCLMLALNVILLLKLWKLEERIDVDLSRRARFPSLAALKELPNTNEEWLELLRQQEQSHEGELRKWQQVLQTAIELLKKVSIVCEKIYNDDQLRQSIESMSMHTEF; encoded by the exons ATGCATTTTGTCACACAGCagcgccaacagcagcagcagcaccaccaacaacaacaacagcagcagagatcCACCTCATCCTCGAATTCCTCAATAGCATCCACCTCATCGGCACCGTCGGTCAGCGCCAGCACCCGCTTTGTGGCCCTGTGCAAATCTTCCAGTCAAGGTGCCCTGCCCAAAACCTTGGCCACCGCTCAAAGCCTCTTTCGCCAGTCGTCACatcaccacaacaacaacaaccaccaccaccaccaccaacgcCACAGTAGCTATCATagccagcagcaccaacaacaacacaaccaACAGAGGCACAAACGCACTGTCAGCCTGAACTCGACGCCCAT GATTAAAGATTTTGATACTATAAccaacccaacaacaacaaatgcccGAACTGCCGATAGTCCGTGCAGTAGTAAGCCCCcagccaatgccaatgccaacatGTTAGCTGAGACACAGCACGAGTCACAGCcagagtcacagtcacagtcacagtcacagatacagacaccgCCACTGGCCAAACAAACGCCGGAGAGGTGCCAGGAGGAGCCGACTCctcagcagcaggaacagccgcaggaggaggagtatCCGGATCCGGATCAGAGGATCGGAGAAGACAGGCCTGAGGAGAGGGCGGCCCCGGCTTCTTGTAGCAACGGTGGCGACAG GCGCGATTCCATCACCGAGGAGATCGTAAttacaacaactacaacaaacagcaaacttCTGACCATCCAGGAGGCTGCCGGCATCCTCGAGCACAGCAGCATCTCCATTTCGGCGTCTTCGAAACAGAACTcttccacaacaacaacctcaACGGCAGCGGCGGTATCCACAGCAGGAACTGTAGCAGCGGCCACTGTCGCCACAGCAGtcgcagcggcggcagcagcctcAGGATCTCAGCAACGCAATGAGCCGTCGGttgcctcctcctcgtccaaTGGCatcaacagcggcagcaatcCAAGCCTAGCCCAAGCCACTTCCAGCTCTAATACGAATTTggcccacagcagcagcggcagcaacgtCCCTCAGACCTCAACGCCTACCATCAATATTGTAGGAAGCGATCAGGCCAGGGATCAGCCACTGCAGTCACAGAGCGTCGACTCGAACGGACACGCCCAGGCAGGCGGCTCCTGCGGGGACAGTCCCAGCAGCCGTAAGAGCTCGACCAGCTCCAAGGGACGGGCCAGTCAACCCAAACTCTCCACATCGAGCAGTGGACGAGATGAG GACACCGCACAGAACAAGCTAAGCAACGAGCTGACGCTGCATGAGTTGAGCATTTTGCGCGTTGACCGAGCCACCGCCGATCCACAGgtgagcagcagctccaactccaacgaGAAGTCAGCCAAGCCCTCGAGGCTGTCGGAGCGGGCCAAAAAGAAGTCCTGGTACAACGTCATTTATCCCAACTACAAGTCCCGAGCCGGCGACTTTAAGAAGCTCTTCAAGGACGTGCCAAACGATGAGCGACTGATTGTGG ATTACTCGTGCGCCCTGCAACGGGATATATTGGTCCAGGGCCGTCTGTATGTCTCACAGAACTACGTTTGCTTCCATGCCAACATCTTCAGCTGGGAGACCTATGTGAGCATCAAGTGGAAGGATGTGACGGCCATAACCAAAGAGAAGACCGCCTTGGTGATACCCAATGCGATATCGATAGCCACTAGCAAGGACAAGTACTTCTTTGCCACATTCACATCGCGCGACAAGTCCTTCTTGATGCTCTTCCGTGTCTGGCAGAACACGTTGATGAACAAGCAATTCTCGCCGCAAGAGATTTGGAAATACGTCCACAACTGCTATGGCGAAGAGCTTGGCCTGACCACCGACGACGAGGACTATATTGATCCCACACTGCATAAGGATACGGAGACCGATGTGGAGTTTCAAACCGCCATTGATGACGACCAATCGAATCAGtcgcagcaacaactacagcagccccagcagcgcctaagcggcaacagcagtgccagcagcggcggcagcggccggGCAGCAGAACCACGCAAATCAAAAACGAAATATTTCTTCAACTCTTCAAAATCTTCGAATTCAGCCAACGCCTCGGCCAGTGGCTCGGACAACAACAAAGACAGTAACCGAAAGCTGAGCAAGAAGATGAAACAGAATGCCAAAGAGCTCACGCTGAGCTCCGTGAAGCCAGCGGAGCAGTCGGTGGGCGTCACCATGATGAATTTACCCGGCAgcgccggcagcagcaacaggaacagcaCAGAAAGTTcagccgccacagcagcagcagcttcgaCTAACAAtacaaacaacagcagcatcagcctGACGACCACAGCCAGTGGCAGTGATAAGAAGAGCGCGGAAAAGAAGATCAGTACGAGTTCCAActcgggagcagcagcagcagcggcggcagcagcagcaacagcagccgccgcctcgCTATCGGCCGCGGCAGAGGCTAAGCAAGTGGCAACGTTGGAAAGCAAGCGAAAGATGAGCAAAAATCATCGGCAACGCGAAGCAGAATTGGTCGGCAAGAATGCCGAAGAGCAGGCACCCACAGATGTCTCGGATTCGTCCGATTCCGAGGAGAATAATGTGCC ATTCGTGGCCACCACCGAGTGCACGTCGACGCACGAGGGCCGACAAATTGTCCACACCATTCTGCCCATCAGCGTGGACACGCTATTCAATTTGCTGTtcacaaaatcaaaattcgtAACGGACTTCCATGCCATGCGCAAATCAACGGACTTGGTCATGGGCGAATGGACCAAGAACGAGGAGGGTCTCAGTGTGCGCGTTGTCAATGTCACCGTACAATTGGCCGCCTCTGTGGGACCCAAGACCTCAAAG GTAACCGAATACCAGACGATGAGGCCATGCAGCAAGCCTGGGGAACTGTATTCCATAGACATAAATAGTGTTAATGCAGGCATTCCATATGCGGATAGCTTCAGTGTGctcatacatttttgtttggccaG AACTGTCGATGATCACACCATGCTGTCGATTCATACCCAAATCAAGTATAAGAAATCGATTTGGGGCGTTGTCAAGGGATTCATCGAGAAGAATACGTGGGCGGGTGTTGAGGATTTCTTTGGCGCTCAGTTGCATGCCCTCCAGAGCGAGACGTGTATACCGCCTGCCAAGGGCAAGGGACGGAGGCCGAGGCGTG GCATAAATcaacaatcaacaacaacgaaaacagcaacagcagggaCGACAGCTGTAGCAACAGACTCGACAGCTGTAACCGAAACAGGAACAGCCACCAGCACGGACAATGACAGCATACGAGAGCCATCACGACATCAttaccatcatcatcatcagtcgGAACAACATGAGcatcatcagcaccagcacctgCACAtgcaccaccatcaccatcatcatcacagTACCTCCAGTAGCCAACAGCCAccgcatcagcatcagcatccgcACAATCAAAGGCAgccgcatcatcatcagcacttgcatcatcatcatcagcattcGCAGCAGCCACTGTGGCACCATC GTACCGCCACACAAATACGCAGCTTGGAGGAAGCagctggcggcggcagcggcacggCACAAACTGGTATTAGCGATACACTGCTGGAGTCACATTTACTGTCTGGTGGCGGCGTCGCCGGGTCGGGGTCCGTTGGGGCCGCCTCGGGACATGCTCTGCTGCACGAGCACGGCAAGTTGCAACAGTTGTCgggcctgcagcagcagcatcaccaccagcaacagcatttGCAGAAGCACCTTGGCGGCGTCGATCTCGGCGGCGTTGGCAGCCTGCCACTGGCCCTgggccagggacagggacacaGATTCCTCAAACACAAGGGCTTGTCATTGTTTGTTATACTGTTGCTGTGCTTGATGCTGGCATTAAATGTGATATTATTACTTAAGCTCTGGAAGCTGGAGGAACGGATTGACGTGGATCTCAGTCGACGGGCGCGCTTCCCCAGTTTGGCGGCCTTAAA GGAACTTCCCAACACAAATGAGGAATGGCTGGAGCTGTTGCGTCAGCAGGAGCAATCGCATGAGGGCGAGCTGCGCAAATGGCAGCAAGTGCTGCAAACTGCCATCGAGTTGCTGAAAAAGGTGAGCATTGTCTGCGAAAAGATCTACAACGATGACCAGCTGCGTCAGAGCATTGAGTCGATGTCAATGCACACTGAATTTTAA
- the GramD1B gene encoding serine-rich adhesin for platelets isoform X3, giving the protein MHFVTQQRQQQQQHHQQQQQQQRSTSSSNSSIASTSSAPSVSASTRFVALCKSSSQGALPKTLATAQSLFRQSSHHHNNNNHHHHHQRHSSYHSQQHQQQHNQQRHKRTVSLNSTPMIKDFDTITNPTTTNARTADSPCSSKPPANANANMLAETQHESQPESQSQSQSQIQTPPLAKQTPERCQEEPTPQQQEQPQEEEYPDPDQRIGEDRPEERAAPASCSNGGDRRDSITEEIVITTTTTNSKLLTIQEAAGILEHSSISISASSKQNSSTTTTSTAAAVSTAGTVAAATVATAVAAAAAASGSQQRNEPSVASSSSNGINSGSNPSLAQATSSSNTNLAHSSSGSNVPQTSTPTINIVGSDQARDQPLQSQSVDSNGHAQAGGSCGDSPSSRKSSTSSKGRASQPKLSTSSSGRDEDTAQNKLSNELTLHELSILRVDRATADPQVSSSSNSNEKSAKPSRLSERAKKKSWYNVIYPNYKSRAGDFKKLFKDVPNDERLIVDYSCALQRDILVQGRLYVSQNYVCFHANIFSWETYVSIKWKDVTAITKEKTALVIPNAISIATSKDKYFFATFTSRDKSFLMLFRVWQNTLMNKQFSPQEIWKYVHNCYGEELGLTTDDEDYIDPTLHKDTETDVEFQTAIDDDQSNQSQQQLQQPQQRLSGNSSASSGGSGRAAEPRKSKTKYFFNSSKSSNSANASASGSDNNKDSNRKLSKKMKQNAKELTLSSVKPAEQSVGVTMMNLPGSAGSSNRNSTESSAATAAAASTNNTNNSSISLTTTASGSDKKSAEKKISTSSNSGAAAAAAAAAATAAAASLSAAAEAKQVATLESKRKMSKNHRQREAELVGKNAEEQAPTDVSDSSDSEENNVPFVATTECTSTHEGRQIVHTILPISVDTLFNLLFTKSKFVTDFHAMRKSTDLVMGEWTKNEEGLSVRVVNVTVQLAASVGPKTSKVTEYQTMRPCSKPGELYSIDINSVNAGIPYADSFSVLIHFCLARTVDDHTMLSIHTQIKYKKSIWGVVKGFIEKNTWAGVEDFFGAQLHALQSETCIPPAKGKGRRPRRGINQQSTTTKTATAGTTAVATDSTAVTETGTATSTDNDSIREPSRHHYHHHHQSEQHEHHQHQHLHMHHHHHHHHSTSSSQQPPHQHQHPHNQRQPHHHQHLHHHHQHSQQPLWHHRKAIFQSSKGTATQIRSLEEAAGGGSGTAQTGISDTLLESHLLSGGGVAGSGSVGAASGHALLHEHGKLQQLSGLQQQHHHQQQHLQKHLGGVDLGGVGSLPLALGQGQGHRFLKHKGLSLFVILLLCLMLALNVILLLKLWKLEERIDVDLSRRARFPSLAALKELPNTNEEWLELLRQQEQSHEGELRKWQQVLQTAIELLKKTEKTLAEVIVR; this is encoded by the exons ATGCATTTTGTCACACAGCagcgccaacagcagcagcagcaccaccaacaacaacaacagcagcagagatcCACCTCATCCTCGAATTCCTCAATAGCATCCACCTCATCGGCACCGTCGGTCAGCGCCAGCACCCGCTTTGTGGCCCTGTGCAAATCTTCCAGTCAAGGTGCCCTGCCCAAAACCTTGGCCACCGCTCAAAGCCTCTTTCGCCAGTCGTCACatcaccacaacaacaacaaccaccaccaccaccaccaacgcCACAGTAGCTATCATagccagcagcaccaacaacaacacaaccaACAGAGGCACAAACGCACTGTCAGCCTGAACTCGACGCCCAT GATTAAAGATTTTGATACTATAAccaacccaacaacaacaaatgcccGAACTGCCGATAGTCCGTGCAGTAGTAAGCCCCcagccaatgccaatgccaacatGTTAGCTGAGACACAGCACGAGTCACAGCcagagtcacagtcacagtcacagtcacagatacagacaccgCCACTGGCCAAACAAACGCCGGAGAGGTGCCAGGAGGAGCCGACTCctcagcagcaggaacagccgcaggaggaggagtatCCGGATCCGGATCAGAGGATCGGAGAAGACAGGCCTGAGGAGAGGGCGGCCCCGGCTTCTTGTAGCAACGGTGGCGACAG GCGCGATTCCATCACCGAGGAGATCGTAAttacaacaactacaacaaacagcaaacttCTGACCATCCAGGAGGCTGCCGGCATCCTCGAGCACAGCAGCATCTCCATTTCGGCGTCTTCGAAACAGAACTcttccacaacaacaacctcaACGGCAGCGGCGGTATCCACAGCAGGAACTGTAGCAGCGGCCACTGTCGCCACAGCAGtcgcagcggcggcagcagcctcAGGATCTCAGCAACGCAATGAGCCGTCGGttgcctcctcctcgtccaaTGGCatcaacagcggcagcaatcCAAGCCTAGCCCAAGCCACTTCCAGCTCTAATACGAATTTggcccacagcagcagcggcagcaacgtCCCTCAGACCTCAACGCCTACCATCAATATTGTAGGAAGCGATCAGGCCAGGGATCAGCCACTGCAGTCACAGAGCGTCGACTCGAACGGACACGCCCAGGCAGGCGGCTCCTGCGGGGACAGTCCCAGCAGCCGTAAGAGCTCGACCAGCTCCAAGGGACGGGCCAGTCAACCCAAACTCTCCACATCGAGCAGTGGACGAGATGAG GACACCGCACAGAACAAGCTAAGCAACGAGCTGACGCTGCATGAGTTGAGCATTTTGCGCGTTGACCGAGCCACCGCCGATCCACAGgtgagcagcagctccaactccaacgaGAAGTCAGCCAAGCCCTCGAGGCTGTCGGAGCGGGCCAAAAAGAAGTCCTGGTACAACGTCATTTATCCCAACTACAAGTCCCGAGCCGGCGACTTTAAGAAGCTCTTCAAGGACGTGCCAAACGATGAGCGACTGATTGTGG ATTACTCGTGCGCCCTGCAACGGGATATATTGGTCCAGGGCCGTCTGTATGTCTCACAGAACTACGTTTGCTTCCATGCCAACATCTTCAGCTGGGAGACCTATGTGAGCATCAAGTGGAAGGATGTGACGGCCATAACCAAAGAGAAGACCGCCTTGGTGATACCCAATGCGATATCGATAGCCACTAGCAAGGACAAGTACTTCTTTGCCACATTCACATCGCGCGACAAGTCCTTCTTGATGCTCTTCCGTGTCTGGCAGAACACGTTGATGAACAAGCAATTCTCGCCGCAAGAGATTTGGAAATACGTCCACAACTGCTATGGCGAAGAGCTTGGCCTGACCACCGACGACGAGGACTATATTGATCCCACACTGCATAAGGATACGGAGACCGATGTGGAGTTTCAAACCGCCATTGATGACGACCAATCGAATCAGtcgcagcaacaactacagcagccccagcagcgcctaagcggcaacagcagtgccagcagcggcggcagcggccggGCAGCAGAACCACGCAAATCAAAAACGAAATATTTCTTCAACTCTTCAAAATCTTCGAATTCAGCCAACGCCTCGGCCAGTGGCTCGGACAACAACAAAGACAGTAACCGAAAGCTGAGCAAGAAGATGAAACAGAATGCCAAAGAGCTCACGCTGAGCTCCGTGAAGCCAGCGGAGCAGTCGGTGGGCGTCACCATGATGAATTTACCCGGCAgcgccggcagcagcaacaggaacagcaCAGAAAGTTcagccgccacagcagcagcagcttcgaCTAACAAtacaaacaacagcagcatcagcctGACGACCACAGCCAGTGGCAGTGATAAGAAGAGCGCGGAAAAGAAGATCAGTACGAGTTCCAActcgggagcagcagcagcagcggcggcagcagcagcaacagcagccgccgcctcgCTATCGGCCGCGGCAGAGGCTAAGCAAGTGGCAACGTTGGAAAGCAAGCGAAAGATGAGCAAAAATCATCGGCAACGCGAAGCAGAATTGGTCGGCAAGAATGCCGAAGAGCAGGCACCCACAGATGTCTCGGATTCGTCCGATTCCGAGGAGAATAATGTGCC ATTCGTGGCCACCACCGAGTGCACGTCGACGCACGAGGGCCGACAAATTGTCCACACCATTCTGCCCATCAGCGTGGACACGCTATTCAATTTGCTGTtcacaaaatcaaaattcgtAACGGACTTCCATGCCATGCGCAAATCAACGGACTTGGTCATGGGCGAATGGACCAAGAACGAGGAGGGTCTCAGTGTGCGCGTTGTCAATGTCACCGTACAATTGGCCGCCTCTGTGGGACCCAAGACCTCAAAG GTAACCGAATACCAGACGATGAGGCCATGCAGCAAGCCTGGGGAACTGTATTCCATAGACATAAATAGTGTTAATGCAGGCATTCCATATGCGGATAGCTTCAGTGTGctcatacatttttgtttggccaG AACTGTCGATGATCACACCATGCTGTCGATTCATACCCAAATCAAGTATAAGAAATCGATTTGGGGCGTTGTCAAGGGATTCATCGAGAAGAATACGTGGGCGGGTGTTGAGGATTTCTTTGGCGCTCAGTTGCATGCCCTCCAGAGCGAGACGTGTATACCGCCTGCCAAGGGCAAGGGACGGAGGCCGAGGCGTG GCATAAATcaacaatcaacaacaacgaaaacagcaacagcagggaCGACAGCTGTAGCAACAGACTCGACAGCTGTAACCGAAACAGGAACAGCCACCAGCACGGACAATGACAGCATACGAGAGCCATCACGACATCAttaccatcatcatcatcagtcgGAACAACATGAGcatcatcagcaccagcacctgCACAtgcaccaccatcaccatcatcatcacagTACCTCCAGTAGCCAACAGCCAccgcatcagcatcagcatccgcACAATCAAAGGCAgccgcatcatcatcagcacttgcatcatcatcatcagcattcGCAGCAGCCACTGTGGCACCATCGTAAGGCCATATTTCAGTCGAGTAAAG GTACCGCCACACAAATACGCAGCTTGGAGGAAGCagctggcggcggcagcggcacggCACAAACTGGTATTAGCGATACACTGCTGGAGTCACATTTACTGTCTGGTGGCGGCGTCGCCGGGTCGGGGTCCGTTGGGGCCGCCTCGGGACATGCTCTGCTGCACGAGCACGGCAAGTTGCAACAGTTGTCgggcctgcagcagcagcatcaccaccagcaacagcatttGCAGAAGCACCTTGGCGGCGTCGATCTCGGCGGCGTTGGCAGCCTGCCACTGGCCCTgggccagggacagggacacaGATTCCTCAAACACAAGGGCTTGTCATTGTTTGTTATACTGTTGCTGTGCTTGATGCTGGCATTAAATGTGATATTATTACTTAAGCTCTGGAAGCTGGAGGAACGGATTGACGTGGATCTCAGTCGACGGGCGCGCTTCCCCAGTTTGGCGGCCTTAAA GGAACTTCCCAACACAAATGAGGAATGGCTGGAGCTGTTGCGTCAGCAGGAGCAATCGCATGAGGGCGAGCTGCGCAAATGGCAGCAAGTGCTGCAAACTGCCATCGAGTTGCTGAAAAAG aCTGAAAAAACTTTGGCTGAGGTCATTGTACGCTAG